One part of the Corynebacterium aurimucosum ATCC 700975 genome encodes these proteins:
- a CDS encoding LLM class flavin-dependent oxidoreductase, whose translation MTPRAALSILDFCTIYEGETPSQSMARSVELAQQAEALGFERMWYTEHHNMPSISSSAPAVLIAHIGAKTERIRLGSGGIMLPNHAPYVIAEQFGTLAELYPGRIDLGLGRAPGTDMKTLGRALRRDRNAAERFPEDVKELQGYLSGKSLVPGVQAIPGHGTNVPIYILGSSLFGASLAAKFGLPYAFASHFAPQHLETATAYYRENYQPSEAHPEPYVIAGVNVTAGDDAEEEFEKVCFRRVKAFVGRGKQLSDADVARIIDSPQGQQIISMLQYSAVGNVEHVREYLTDFQKLAQADELMISLQSTSHKAALGNMANLAQAWQM comes from the coding sequence ATGACGCCCCGCGCCGCCCTATCCATCCTCGATTTCTGCACCATTTATGAGGGGGAGACCCCTTCTCAGTCCATGGCTAGGTCGGTCGAACTAGCGCAACAGGCGGAGGCCTTAGGCTTTGAACGCATGTGGTACACCGAACACCACAACATGCCCTCCATTTCCTCCTCCGCCCCGGCAGTGCTCATCGCCCACATCGGCGCGAAGACCGAGCGCATTCGCCTCGGCTCCGGCGGCATCATGCTGCCGAACCACGCGCCTTATGTTATCGCTGAACAATTCGGCACCCTCGCGGAGCTCTACCCCGGCCGCATCGACTTAGGCCTGGGCCGCGCCCCCGGCACCGACATGAAGACCTTGGGCCGCGCCCTGCGCCGCGATAGAAACGCCGCCGAGCGCTTCCCCGAGGACGTCAAGGAGCTGCAGGGCTACCTTTCCGGGAAATCACTCGTCCCCGGTGTGCAGGCCATCCCTGGCCACGGCACCAACGTGCCGATCTACATCCTGGGTTCCTCGCTCTTCGGCGCCTCGCTCGCCGCCAAATTCGGCCTGCCTTATGCTTTCGCCTCGCACTTTGCTCCGCAGCATCTGGAAACTGCCACGGCTTATTACCGCGAGAATTACCAGCCTTCCGAAGCCCACCCCGAGCCCTATGTCATCGCCGGTGTCAACGTCACCGCGGGGGATGACGCCGAGGAGGAATTCGAGAAGGTCTGTTTCCGCCGCGTGAAGGCCTTCGTCGGCCGCGGCAAGCAGCTGAGCGACGCCGACGTCGCCCGCATCATCGACTCCCCGCAAGGCCAGCAGATCATCAGCATGCTGCAGTACTCCGCCGTCGGCAATGTAGAGCACGTGCGCGAGTACCTCACCGACTTCCAGAAGTTGGCCCAGGCGGACGAGCTCATGATCTCCCTGCAATCCACAAGCCACAAGGCAGCGTTGGGTAATATGGCTAACCTGGCACAAGCGTGGCAGATGTAG
- a CDS encoding GntR family transcriptional regulator has protein sequence MALRRTQQHSMIADYLRNLIRSKKLSPGDFLPSEAELCEQFSSSRGPVRQAVAALRSEGLISSGRGRRSVVLGRFTSESFDSIYSVTHWLRERGFEPGASTLWLGRCPATDREAEFLRVEPGSPVIFVHRVRSANGMPIAIERMFFPLEVGSQILSFDADNESIHDHLRSQGVDFDNVNRELSLASASEEDARSLNVEPGTPLWRLHLDISDHSGHPVECTKILYLGDRMTLGMTNVRGTTSPLEVKLSEG, from the coding sequence GTGGCCCTTCGCCGTACACAGCAACACAGCATGATCGCTGATTACCTGCGCAACCTCATTCGCAGCAAGAAGCTTTCTCCTGGTGATTTCCTGCCCAGCGAGGCTGAGCTCTGCGAGCAATTCTCCTCTTCTCGCGGCCCGGTGCGCCAAGCCGTCGCGGCGCTGCGCTCGGAAGGGCTAATCTCCTCCGGCCGCGGCCGCCGCTCCGTTGTCCTCGGCCGTTTTACCTCGGAGTCCTTCGACTCCATCTATTCCGTGACGCACTGGCTGCGCGAGCGCGGCTTCGAGCCCGGCGCCTCCACCCTGTGGCTGGGCCGCTGCCCCGCTACCGATAGGGAGGCCGAGTTCCTGCGGGTAGAGCCCGGCTCCCCCGTAATCTTCGTGCACCGCGTGCGCAGCGCCAACGGCATGCCCATCGCCATCGAGCGCATGTTCTTCCCACTGGAGGTGGGCAGCCAGATCCTCAGCTTCGATGCCGACAATGAGTCCATCCACGATCACCTGCGTAGCCAAGGCGTGGACTTCGACAACGTCAACCGCGAGCTCTCCCTCGCCTCCGCCAGCGAGGAGGATGCGCGCTCCCTCAATGTCGAGCCCGGCACCCCGCTGTGGCGCCTGCACTTGGACATCTCGGATCACTCCGGGCATCCCGTTGAGTGCACCAAAATCCTGTACCTCGGGGACCGCATGACGCTGGGCATGACGAACGTGCGCGGCACCACGTCCCCGCTCGAGGTCAAGCTGTCGGAAGGATGA
- a CDS encoding ABC transporter substrate-binding protein, which yields MKAWIGALGVIVGASLSACSAGSTAVVDSDSAALTLATTTPATSLDFTTVGGAAIPAALMSNVYETLVRISPEGEIVPGLADSWEVESTRYTFHLREASFSNGEAFTAHTAAWSINAVKTEWTNGISAQMDVVESATAVDDHTLVVELSRPSAGWLWSMGTAIGAMRTPTEAVGTGPFAVAGFSPNEYIALRARPDYWGTPAKEDITIRYFPDSLTAVNALRSGGVDAVWGVQNPELLDTLGDSIDTAVGTTNGEVLLSMNNHAAPFDDPRVRRAVAYGIDRQAANEILWEGRAKDTGGAPVPPTDPWFSGKDYYPYDPARARALMEEAGAVGTPLTLTVPSLPYAQTLSEFLYSQLEEMGFEVTLETAEFPAVWLSQVMGAKDYQMSLVAHVEPRDIPTIFGNPDYYLGYDSPQARTLLERDDMKGAVDQIMEDMPALTLMNMPNIVLYREGLTGLQPNQITDAIELRGVR from the coding sequence ATGAAGGCCTGGATTGGTGCACTGGGGGTGATCGTGGGGGCGTCGCTAAGCGCGTGCTCTGCCGGCTCCACGGCGGTGGTGGACTCGGATTCCGCCGCGCTGACGCTGGCCACGACGACGCCGGCGACCTCCCTGGATTTCACCACCGTCGGTGGCGCCGCCATCCCGGCAGCGCTCATGAGCAACGTCTACGAGACCTTGGTGCGCATCTCCCCAGAGGGAGAGATTGTCCCCGGCCTCGCCGATTCCTGGGAGGTCGAGTCCACGCGCTATACCTTCCACCTGCGTGAGGCTTCCTTCTCCAACGGCGAGGCCTTCACCGCGCACACCGCCGCGTGGTCCATCAACGCGGTGAAGACGGAGTGGACGAACGGCATTAGCGCCCAGATGGACGTGGTGGAATCCGCCACGGCCGTGGATGATCACACGCTCGTCGTCGAGCTTTCCCGCCCCTCCGCCGGGTGGTTATGGTCCATGGGCACCGCCATTGGCGCGATGCGCACCCCCACCGAAGCGGTGGGCACCGGCCCCTTCGCCGTCGCGGGCTTCTCCCCCAACGAATACATCGCGCTGCGCGCCCGCCCGGACTACTGGGGCACCCCAGCGAAGGAAGACATCACCATCCGCTACTTCCCGGATTCCCTCACCGCGGTTAACGCCCTGCGCTCCGGCGGGGTGGATGCGGTGTGGGGCGTGCAGAACCCCGAGCTGCTCGACACCCTAGGTGACTCCATCGACACCGCCGTGGGCACCACGAACGGCGAGGTGCTGCTGTCCATGAATAACCACGCAGCGCCTTTCGACGACCCCCGCGTGCGCCGCGCCGTGGCTTATGGCATCGACCGCCAGGCCGCCAACGAGATCCTCTGGGAGGGCCGAGCGAAGGACACGGGCGGCGCACCCGTCCCGCCGACCGATCCCTGGTTTAGCGGGAAGGACTACTACCCTTACGACCCGGCGCGCGCCCGCGCGCTGATGGAGGAGGCCGGGGCGGTGGGCACGCCGCTCACGCTCACCGTGCCGAGCCTGCCCTATGCGCAAACGCTCTCCGAGTTCCTCTACTCCCAGCTGGAGGAGATGGGCTTTGAGGTCACGCTGGAAACCGCTGAGTTCCCCGCCGTGTGGCTGAGCCAGGTCATGGGCGCAAAGGACTATCAGATGTCGCTCGTCGCGCACGTCGAGCCGCGCGATATCCCCACCATCTTTGGCAACCCGGACTATTACCTCGGCTATGATTCGCCGCAGGCCCGCACGCTGTTGGAGCGGGATGACATGAAAGGTGCGGTCGACCAGATCATGGAAGATATGCCCGCCCTGACCTTGATGAACATGCCCAATATTGTGCTCTACCGCGAGGGCCTGACCGGCCTGCAGCCGAATCAGATCACCGATGCCATTGAGCTGCGAGGCGTGCGATGA
- a CDS encoding ABC transporter permease: MRILRFLGTMWAASIIIFLLMRAVPGNPARVALGVNATDEAVEKLTHSMGLDRPLLVQYVEWMKGLLTGNFGISLSSQQDITPLVIDRAQVTLLLIGLAIALALAGAIPMGILLARFRLPVLNAATQLGIAVPSFLVGILLVAVFSVHLGWLPANGWQLPREGLSHLILPVISLALVQGAMLTRYVRATLREEMDKDYIRTARSLGESRTGALIRHGLRNAALPVLTVTGVQLSTLVVGAVVIENVFVIPGLGSLLLDAVSTRDLTTVQTLIMVFVTFTLTVNLLTDLAYRVIDPRLKEAR; encoded by the coding sequence ATGAGAATACTGCGCTTCCTCGGCACCATGTGGGCTGCCTCCATCATTATCTTCCTGCTCATGCGAGCCGTGCCCGGCAACCCGGCGCGCGTGGCCTTGGGAGTCAATGCCACGGATGAAGCCGTGGAGAAGTTAACACACTCCATGGGCCTGGACCGCCCGCTCCTCGTGCAATACGTGGAGTGGATGAAAGGACTGTTGACCGGCAACTTCGGCATCTCCCTATCCTCGCAGCAGGACATCACCCCGCTGGTGATTGACCGTGCGCAGGTCACGCTACTGCTCATCGGGCTGGCCATCGCCCTAGCACTAGCCGGGGCAATTCCCATGGGCATCCTGCTGGCCCGCTTTCGCCTGCCCGTGCTCAACGCCGCCACGCAGCTGGGCATCGCGGTGCCCAGCTTCCTGGTCGGTATCCTGCTGGTCGCCGTGTTCTCCGTGCACCTGGGCTGGCTGCCGGCCAACGGCTGGCAGCTACCGCGCGAAGGTTTGAGCCACCTGATCCTGCCGGTTATCTCGCTGGCGCTGGTGCAAGGCGCGATGCTCACCCGCTACGTGCGCGCCACCCTCCGCGAGGAAATGGACAAGGACTATATCCGCACCGCCCGCTCCCTGGGTGAATCCCGCACCGGGGCGCTGATCCGCCACGGCCTGCGCAACGCCGCGCTGCCGGTGCTCACCGTCACCGGCGTGCAGCTGAGCACCCTGGTGGTGGGCGCGGTGGTCATCGAGAACGTCTTCGTCATTCCAGGTCTGGGCTCGCTGCTTCTCGACGCCGTCTCCACCCGCGACCTCACCACCGTCCAGACCCTCATCATGGTCTTCGTGACCTTCACGCTGACCGTCAACCTGCTCACGGACCTGGCCTACCGGGTCATCGACCCTCGGCTGAAGGAGGCGCGATGA
- a CDS encoding ABC transporter permease: MKPGYILVGLTILLALVSLVWTPYDPNLISPDRLAGPSLEHLMGTDRFGRDTFSRILAGAQITVLVGVVAVAIAALIGVPLGIIAGMRGGGFIMAATDLLLAFPALLLAIVAGAVWGSSTLTATIAIGIAGIPSFIRVTRSGTLQIMTQDYIAAARISRVPPALIAWRHVLPNLGGIVAIQASVYFALAVLAEAGLSYLGLGTAPPTASWGRMLHDAQPLLATHPLQALWPGLAIAGTVLGFNLLGSHADRH, translated from the coding sequence ATGAAACCCGGCTATATCCTGGTGGGCCTGACCATCCTGCTCGCCCTGGTCTCCCTGGTGTGGACGCCCTATGACCCCAACCTCATCTCCCCAGACCGCCTGGCCGGCCCCAGCCTGGAGCACCTCATGGGCACCGACCGCTTCGGGCGCGATACCTTCTCCCGCATCCTCGCCGGCGCCCAGATCACCGTGCTGGTGGGCGTTGTGGCGGTGGCCATCGCTGCCCTCATCGGGGTACCGCTGGGTATTATCGCCGGGATGCGCGGTGGTGGTTTCATCATGGCGGCCACCGACTTGCTCCTCGCCTTTCCCGCGCTCCTGCTGGCCATCGTCGCCGGCGCGGTGTGGGGCTCGTCGACGCTCACGGCGACCATCGCCATCGGCATCGCCGGCATCCCCTCCTTTATCCGGGTCACGCGCTCGGGCACGCTGCAAATCATGACGCAGGACTATATCGCCGCCGCCCGCATCTCGCGCGTGCCGCCGGCGCTCATCGCGTGGCGCCACGTGCTGCCCAACCTCGGCGGCATCGTGGCCATCCAGGCCTCCGTCTACTTTGCGCTGGCCGTCCTCGCCGAAGCCGGCCTCTCCTACCTCGGCCTGGGTACCGCCCCGCCGACCGCCTCCTGGGGCCGCATGCTGCACGACGCCCAACCCCTCCTGGCCACCCACCCCCTCCAGGCGCTGTGGCCCGGGCTGGCCATCGCCGGCACCGTCCTCGGATTCAACCTGCTAGGAAGCCATGCTGACCGTCACTGA
- a CDS encoding ABC transporter ATP-binding protein, with amino-acid sequence MLTVTDLRVGPVGPLSFSIAPGERVGLIGDSGSGKSLTALAIMGLLPDHLQATGSIQFNGQELLGMRDRDLRKLPLAMVFQEPMTALDPLMKVPGFNRFPHQLSGGQRQRALIEMAMARHPKLLICDEPTTALDPFTQEEILSTIVDAADSEDTALLFISHDQDVVKRVCDRVVRIGEVTTPNLTPPPMPTLGEPVITLKNVTKTYCGVTALDDVSLTVREGERLGIVGGSGSGKSTLLKLLTGLAEPTSGTVAVKKRVHMVFQDPKGSLNPRMPIWKIVAEGGGTREEAEAVLREVGIEGFERYPRDFSGGQRQRISLARAVVGKPEILLADEAVSALDATSRAQVLELLQRVTKDMTLVFVSHDIDVVRHLCPTVAVLQDGRLVEHGEASKVFSRYGTPSAATS; translated from the coding sequence ATGCTGACCGTCACTGATCTGCGCGTGGGCCCCGTCGGCCCCCTCTCCTTTTCCATCGCACCCGGCGAGCGCGTCGGCCTCATCGGCGATTCCGGCAGCGGCAAGTCCCTGACCGCCCTGGCCATCATGGGGCTTTTGCCTGATCACCTGCAGGCCACCGGCTCCATTCAGTTCAACGGCCAGGAGCTGCTGGGCATGCGCGACCGCGACCTGCGCAAGCTGCCGCTGGCCATGGTCTTCCAAGAACCTATGACCGCGCTCGACCCGTTGATGAAGGTACCCGGCTTCAACCGCTTCCCGCACCAGCTCTCCGGCGGGCAGCGCCAGCGCGCGCTCATCGAGATGGCCATGGCCCGCCACCCCAAGCTCCTCATCTGCGATGAGCCGACCACCGCCCTGGATCCCTTCACCCAGGAGGAAATCCTCTCCACCATCGTGGATGCCGCGGACAGCGAAGACACGGCGCTGTTGTTTATTAGCCATGACCAGGACGTCGTCAAGCGCGTGTGCGACCGCGTCGTGCGCATCGGCGAGGTCACCACCCCCAACCTCACCCCGCCTCCCATGCCCACCCTGGGCGAGCCCGTCATCACGCTCAAGAACGTGACCAAGACTTACTGCGGGGTGACCGCGCTGGACGACGTCTCCCTCACCGTCCGCGAGGGCGAGCGCCTCGGCATCGTCGGTGGCTCCGGCTCCGGCAAATCCACGCTGCTCAAGCTGCTCACCGGTTTGGCGGAGCCGACCTCGGGGACGGTGGCGGTGAAGAAGCGCGTGCACATGGTCTTCCAGGACCCTAAGGGCTCGCTCAACCCGCGCATGCCAATCTGGAAGATCGTGGCCGAGGGCGGCGGGACGCGTGAAGAAGCCGAGGCGGTGCTCCGGGAGGTCGGCATCGAGGGCTTCGAGCGCTATCCCCGGGACTTCTCCGGCGGGCAGCGCCAACGTATTTCGCTGGCGCGCGCCGTGGTGGGCAAGCCGGAGATCCTACTGGCGGACGAGGCCGTCTCGGCACTGGATGCCACCTCGCGGGCCCAGGTCCTCGAGTTATTGCAGCGCGTGACGAAGGACATGACGCTGGTTTTCGTCTCCCACGACATCGACGTCGTGCGCCACTTATGCCCCACGGTGGCGGTCCTGCAGGACGGCCGACTGGTCGAGCACGGCGAAGCGAGTAAGGTGTTCTCCCGATATGGAACACCCTCTGCCGCAACGTCCTAA
- a CDS encoding FUSC family protein, with product MEHPLPQRPNALQLFTAFNTSARRWPGALRAALAIIIPGGIAVLTGHPDAVLLVSAGAFSVIYGEGHPYRTRRRVILTAGGLLTLAATAGSLVGVHGLALSAVFTVMLATIGAFVQNALRLPPPGSFFIVMVAGGSTMLRGVSPWEVAAWSLAGVAAGYVLGMLPRFRDPHGPETRAVAALERAAEAFVNSDSDFLARHHQAQSAISTAWQALADAGVIRGGRIRHPAQAELVHRALAAQQRIVAHHKQVGGNSDELSDSPTYVDPDRTSIPHTKPTMRYRFYRAAVGNSHAVVTAEKIAFGGLATAFIGMALGLNRPDWGAVSVLLLLQWGPDRVPGTIRGVQRMLGSVLGVCVFALIASFSPHGWGLVLALAFCQFCAEILVVKNYALCVIFSTPLALLMGNSSEHMAHTIGSRMAEIGLSVVVAMLFLWLWKPRAQQTNHYRLQTRCFEAMAALLGALLIKTPEEALAQRRDLHYELLSERRSIQSLATNHSDISQFWERHTALQTAGYFLLDFCVVNPLTQPSRAELDTLIEKITAAEMRS from the coding sequence ATGGAACACCCTCTGCCGCAACGTCCTAACGCCCTTCAGCTCTTTACCGCCTTCAACACCTCCGCGCGCCGCTGGCCCGGTGCCCTGCGCGCGGCGTTGGCGATCATTATCCCCGGCGGGATTGCTGTTTTAACGGGCCACCCGGATGCGGTGCTGCTCGTTTCGGCGGGCGCGTTTTCCGTTATCTACGGCGAGGGGCACCCCTACCGCACGCGGCGCCGCGTGATCCTCACCGCCGGCGGGCTGCTCACGCTGGCGGCCACGGCCGGCTCTCTCGTCGGCGTGCATGGCCTGGCGCTGTCCGCGGTGTTTACGGTGATGTTGGCAACCATCGGCGCCTTCGTGCAGAATGCGCTGCGGCTGCCGCCGCCGGGTTCCTTCTTCATCGTGATGGTGGCCGGTGGTTCCACTATGCTGCGCGGGGTCTCGCCGTGGGAAGTGGCCGCGTGGAGCCTGGCCGGCGTGGCGGCGGGCTACGTGCTGGGCATGCTGCCACGTTTCCGGGATCCGCACGGCCCGGAGACCCGCGCGGTGGCCGCGTTGGAGAGGGCCGCCGAGGCCTTCGTGAACTCCGATAGCGATTTCCTGGCTCGCCACCACCAGGCGCAGTCCGCGATTTCCACCGCCTGGCAAGCGCTTGCCGACGCCGGCGTCATCCGCGGCGGCCGCATCCGCCACCCCGCCCAAGCGGAACTGGTGCACCGCGCGCTGGCCGCGCAGCAGCGCATCGTGGCGCACCACAAGCAGGTCGGCGGCAACTCGGATGAGCTCTCTGATTCCCCCACTTACGTGGACCCGGACCGCACCAGCATCCCGCATACCAAGCCGACGATGCGCTACCGCTTCTACCGGGCCGCGGTGGGCAATTCCCACGCGGTGGTGACGGCGGAGAAGATCGCCTTTGGCGGCCTGGCCACCGCGTTCATTGGCATGGCGCTGGGGCTCAACCGCCCGGACTGGGGCGCGGTCTCGGTGCTCCTGCTCTTGCAGTGGGGGCCGGACCGGGTGCCGGGAACGATTCGCGGCGTGCAGCGCATGCTGGGCTCAGTTCTGGGCGTGTGCGTCTTTGCGCTCATTGCCTCTTTCAGCCCACACGGCTGGGGGTTGGTGCTCGCGTTGGCCTTCTGCCAGTTCTGCGCGGAGATTCTGGTGGTGAAGAACTACGCGCTGTGCGTCATCTTCTCCACGCCGCTCGCTTTGCTCATGGGCAATTCCTCGGAGCACATGGCCCACACCATCGGCTCGCGTATGGCGGAGATTGGGCTGTCGGTGGTCGTGGCGATGCTTTTCTTGTGGCTGTGGAAGCCGCGTGCCCAGCAGACCAACCACTACCGCCTGCAAACCCGTTGCTTCGAGGCAATGGCCGCCCTGCTGGGCGCGCTGTTGATTAAGACCCCGGAGGAAGCGCTGGCACAGCGCCGCGACCTACACTACGAGCTGCTTTCGGAGCGCCGCAGCATCCAATCGCTGGCCACCAACCACTCCGATATCAGCCAGTTCTGGGAGCGCCACACAGCTTTGCAAACCGCCGGCTACTTCCTGCTGGATTTCTGCGTGGTCAACCCGCTCACGCAGCCCAGCCGCGCGGAGTTGGATACGCTCATTGAGAAAATCACCGCGGCCGAGATGCGGTCTTAA
- a CDS encoding BCCT family transporter, translated as MVTMNSRQATGPPVGIYPHDMHPGLVPGIGVEDQRNAFALDKITFFSTATFVVAFIVWGISSPESVSAASSTAFSWAITNAGWLLNITMIMAVATMLYIGCSRLGRIKLGTDDEEPELGWFSWVAMMFGAGIGVGIFFYGPSEPLSHYITPPPHTVDGNTVEALHQSMAQAHYHWGISPWAAYALVGGAIAYSSYRRGRVPLVSSIFKPLFGSRDTDGPLGKLIDVLALVATLFGTAATLGLSAIQIGQGVSIIRGAGPMTNTVLIVIIAVLGCGFIVSAVSGVSRGVRYLSNFNITLTLALVFFVFLAGPTLLLLNLIPSGIVTYIDQLLPMMAKGLSWGDETVEFQSYWTAFYWAWWIAWTPFVGMFVARISRGRTLREFTAVTVFAPSLILILAFTIFGGTAITFQRENLPNFDGSASGEQVLFAMFDNLPLSSITPFILIVVLAVFFITSADSASVIMGTMSSKGDPAPNKFIVIFWGLCMMGIAVVMLLTGGEDVLTGLQNLTILSALPFCIVLLVMMVAFIKDLRSDPMFIRRAYARAAVENAVVRGIEEHGDDFELTVEHADEGRGAGSDFDSSAHRYTDWYQRTDEKGENVDYDFDTDTWADGYDPNTEQKEK; from the coding sequence ATGGTCACCATGAACTCTCGACAAGCCACCGGTCCCCCAGTAGGCATCTATCCCCACGACATGCACCCGGGCTTGGTCCCCGGCATCGGCGTGGAGGACCAACGCAACGCTTTCGCCCTCGACAAAATCACCTTTTTCAGCACCGCTACCTTCGTCGTAGCCTTCATCGTGTGGGGCATTAGCTCGCCAGAATCCGTCTCGGCGGCGTCCTCCACCGCTTTTTCCTGGGCCATCACCAACGCCGGGTGGCTGCTCAACATCACCATGATAATGGCCGTTGCCACCATGCTCTACATCGGTTGCTCCCGCCTGGGCCGCATCAAGCTCGGTACGGATGACGAGGAACCTGAGTTAGGCTGGTTCAGCTGGGTGGCCATGATGTTCGGCGCCGGCATCGGCGTCGGTATTTTCTTCTACGGCCCGTCAGAGCCGCTGTCGCATTACATCACCCCGCCGCCCCACACCGTCGATGGCAACACCGTCGAAGCCCTCCACCAATCCATGGCTCAGGCGCACTACCACTGGGGAATCTCTCCCTGGGCGGCGTACGCCCTCGTCGGCGGCGCCATCGCCTATTCCTCCTACCGCCGCGGTCGCGTCCCGCTCGTGTCCTCGATTTTCAAGCCGCTGTTTGGCTCCCGCGACACCGACGGCCCGCTGGGCAAGCTTATCGACGTCCTCGCTCTCGTCGCCACCCTCTTCGGCACCGCCGCCACGCTGGGGCTTTCCGCCATCCAGATTGGCCAAGGAGTGTCCATCATCCGCGGCGCCGGCCCGATGACGAACACCGTGCTCATCGTGATCATCGCCGTGCTGGGGTGCGGTTTCATCGTCTCGGCGGTCTCTGGCGTGTCCCGCGGCGTGCGCTACCTGTCCAATTTCAATATTACGCTGACGCTGGCCCTCGTCTTCTTCGTGTTCCTTGCCGGCCCGACCTTGCTCCTGCTCAATCTCATACCGTCAGGCATCGTCACCTACATCGACCAGCTTTTGCCCATGATGGCCAAGGGCTTGTCCTGGGGCGATGAGACCGTCGAATTCCAGTCCTACTGGACCGCCTTCTACTGGGCATGGTGGATCGCGTGGACGCCCTTCGTCGGCATGTTCGTCGCCCGCATCTCCCGCGGCCGCACGCTGCGTGAATTCACGGCAGTCACCGTCTTTGCTCCCTCCCTCATCCTCATTTTGGCCTTCACCATCTTCGGCGGCACGGCCATCACCTTCCAGCGCGAGAACTTGCCCAACTTTGACGGCTCCGCCTCCGGCGAGCAGGTGCTCTTTGCCATGTTCGATAACCTGCCGCTGAGCAGCATCACGCCCTTCATCCTGATCGTGGTCTTAGCGGTCTTCTTCATCACCTCAGCCGACTCTGCGTCGGTCATCATGGGAACCATGTCCTCCAAGGGAGACCCCGCCCCCAACAAGTTCATCGTCATCTTCTGGGGCCTGTGCATGATGGGCATTGCCGTCGTCATGCTGCTGACCGGCGGCGAGGACGTGCTCACCGGCCTGCAGAACCTCACCATCCTGTCCGCGCTGCCCTTCTGCATCGTGCTGCTAGTCATGATGGTGGCCTTCATAAAGGACCTGCGCTCCGACCCGATGTTCATCCGCCGCGCCTACGCGCGCGCCGCGGTGGAAAATGCCGTCGTGCGCGGCATCGAGGAGCACGGCGATGACTTCGAGCTCACCGTCGAGCACGCCGACGAGGGCCGCGGTGCCGGCTCCGACTTCGACTCTTCAGCGCACCGTTACACGGACTGGTACCAGCGCACCGATGAAAAGGGCGAGAACGTCGACTACGATTTCGACACCGATACCTGGGCCGACGGCTACGACCCGAACACTGAGCAGAAGGAGAAGTAA
- a CDS encoding response regulator, with amino-acid sequence MISVVLVDDEQALRRGIRFILEGAADIEVVAEASNGREGVARVLDLQPDVVLMDIRMPVMDGIEAAGKLRASAPDIPVVMLTAFDTDEFIVDALHAGAMGFLLKTIEPEGLVLAVRAAATGQQLLSPKALKNLLALKRPEPAPAEPEALEARPLEGLSQRENEVAQLVAQGLDNQEIAGQLYVSVTTVKTHIKHILDKLGGTNRVHIAIAVLEAR; translated from the coding sequence ATGATTTCAGTGGTATTGGTCGATGACGAGCAGGCGCTGCGCCGCGGCATCCGATTCATCTTGGAGGGCGCAGCGGATATCGAGGTAGTGGCCGAGGCCAGCAATGGGCGCGAGGGCGTGGCCCGTGTACTGGACCTGCAGCCGGACGTGGTCCTCATGGATATCCGCATGCCCGTGATGGACGGCATCGAGGCGGCTGGGAAACTGCGCGCGAGCGCGCCAGATATCCCGGTGGTCATGCTTACCGCCTTCGATACGGATGAGTTCATCGTGGATGCGCTGCATGCGGGCGCTATGGGCTTTCTGCTGAAGACCATCGAGCCGGAAGGGCTGGTCTTGGCGGTGCGGGCCGCGGCTACCGGGCAGCAGCTGCTGAGCCCGAAGGCCCTGAAGAACTTGTTGGCGCTCAAGCGCCCCGAGCCCGCGCCGGCAGAACCAGAGGCGCTTGAGGCCCGCCCGCTGGAGGGCTTAAGCCAGCGCGAGAACGAGGTAGCGCAGCTGGTGGCCCAGGGCCTAGACAACCAGGAAATCGCGGGGCAGCTCTACGTGTCAGTTACGACGGTGAAAACCCACATCAAGCACATCCTGGACAAGCTGGGCGGCACCAACCGGGTGCACATCGCGATTGCGGTGTTGGAAGCGCGCTAG